Proteins encoded by one window of Nasonia vitripennis strain AsymCx chromosome 5, Nvit_psr_1.1, whole genome shotgun sequence:
- the LOC107981104 gene encoding myc-associated zinc finger protein-like, translating into MYTICNNAKNKETQQWAYVCGTCHKGYSWKKSLLRHLREAECGINVKYGCKLCSKQYKRKDVLNQHIASVHSNANRKSGL; encoded by the coding sequence ATGTACACGATTTGCAACAACGCCAAAAACAAAGAGACGCAGCAGTGGGCCTACGTCTGCGGAACCTGTCACAAGGGCTACTCGTGGAAGAAGTCACTGTTGAGGCATCTGCGCGAGGCTGAGTGTGGCATCAACGTCAAGTATGGCTGCAAGCTCTGCAGCAAACAGTACAAGCGTAAAGACGTGCTGAATCAACACATTGCGTCTGTCCATTCGAATGCCAATCGCAAGTCTGGCTTGTGA